One segment of Stappia sp. 28M-7 DNA contains the following:
- the fabB gene encoding beta-ketoacyl-ACP synthase I yields the protein MRRVVITGMGIVSSLGGTTQEVTASLREGKSGIVPAEDYARLGFRCQVHGAPTVDPFEVLDRRTTRFMGPGAAWTYMSMQQAIADAGLEESDISNERTGIIMGSGGPSTRTIVEAADITRDKGPRRIGPTAVPKAMSSTTSATLATPFKIHGVNYSISAACATTNICIGNAAELIQWGKQDIVFAGGGEDLDWTMSNLFDAMGAMSSKYNDSAYNASRPFDKNRDGFVIAGGGGVLVLEELEHAKARGATIYAEIVGYGATSDGYDMVAPSGEGAARCMKLAMANVGEPIDYINPHATSTPVGDEREVEAMRSVFGKDLPRISATKAISGHSLGAAGVHEAIYSLLMMQNDFIAPSAHIEELDPIFADVPIVRERIDNAGLNTIMSNGFGFGGTNATLVFRRYNG from the coding sequence ATGAGGCGGGTGGTGATAACCGGAATGGGAATCGTGTCGTCGCTGGGCGGCACCACCCAGGAAGTGACGGCGAGCCTGCGCGAAGGCAAGTCCGGCATCGTTCCGGCCGAGGACTATGCGCGGCTCGGCTTCCGCTGCCAGGTCCATGGCGCCCCGACCGTCGACCCGTTCGAGGTGCTCGACCGCCGTACGACCCGCTTCATGGGACCGGGCGCGGCCTGGACCTACATGTCGATGCAGCAGGCGATCGCCGATGCCGGTCTCGAAGAGAGCGACATCAGCAATGAGCGCACCGGCATCATCATGGGCTCCGGCGGCCCGTCGACGCGCACCATCGTCGAAGCGGCCGACATCACCCGCGACAAGGGCCCGCGCCGCATCGGACCGACCGCCGTTCCCAAGGCGATGAGCTCGACCACCTCGGCGACGCTGGCGACCCCGTTCAAGATCCACGGCGTCAACTATTCGATCTCCGCGGCCTGCGCGACCACCAACATCTGCATCGGCAATGCCGCCGAGCTGATCCAGTGGGGCAAGCAGGACATCGTCTTCGCCGGCGGCGGCGAGGATCTCGACTGGACCATGTCGAACCTGTTCGACGCCATGGGCGCCATGTCGAGCAAGTACAACGACAGCGCCTACAACGCGTCCCGCCCGTTCGACAAGAACCGCGACGGGTTCGTGATCGCCGGCGGCGGCGGCGTGCTGGTGCTCGAGGAGCTGGAGCATGCCAAGGCGCGCGGCGCGACCATCTATGCCGAGATCGTCGGCTATGGCGCGACCTCCGACGGCTACGACATGGTCGCCCCCTCGGGCGAGGGCGCTGCCCGTTGCATGAAGCTGGCCATGGCCAATGTCGGCGAGCCGATCGACTACATCAATCCGCATGCGACCTCGACGCCGGTGGGCGACGAGCGCGAGGTGGAGGCGATGCGCAGCGTGTTCGGCAAGGACCTGCCGCGGATCTCGGCCACCAAGGCGATCTCCGGCCACTCGCTGGGCGCGGCCGGCGTGCATGAGGCGATCTACTCGCTGCTGATGATGCAGAACGACTTCATCGCGCCGTCGGCCCATATCGAGGAGCTCGACCCGATCTTCGCCGACGTGCCGATCGTGCGTGAGCGCATCGACAATGCGGGCCTGAACACCATCATGTCCAACGGCTTCGGCTTCGGCGGCACCAACGCCACGCTCGTCTTCCGCCGCTACAACGGCTGA
- the dnaQ gene encoding DNA polymerase III subunit epsilon — MREIAFDTETTGLDPRNGDRLVEIGGVELINHVPTGRTYHVYINPERDVPLEAFNVHGLSTEFLADKPKFAEVAQEFLDFVGDAVLVIHNASFDMGFINMELSRVGMGPIPPAQVLDTLAIARRKHPGSPASLDALCSRYGIDNSRRTKHGALLDSEILAEVYIELIGGKQAGLAFSAEEETRTDTIVHERTRAQPRPVPLAPRLTAAEIEAHAGFISGMGDKALWKRYEPGEA, encoded by the coding sequence TTGCGGGAAATCGCCTTCGATACGGAAACTACCGGCCTTGATCCCAGGAACGGCGACCGCCTTGTGGAAATCGGCGGCGTCGAGCTGATCAACCACGTGCCGACGGGCCGCACCTATCACGTCTACATCAATCCCGAGCGCGACGTGCCGCTGGAGGCGTTCAACGTGCACGGGCTGTCGACGGAGTTTCTGGCCGACAAGCCGAAATTCGCCGAAGTCGCGCAGGAGTTCCTGGATTTCGTCGGCGACGCGGTGCTGGTGATCCACAACGCCTCGTTCGACATGGGCTTCATCAACATGGAGCTGTCGCGCGTCGGCATGGGGCCGATCCCGCCCGCGCAGGTGCTCGACACACTGGCGATTGCCCGGCGCAAGCATCCCGGCTCGCCGGCCTCGCTGGATGCGCTGTGCTCGCGCTACGGCATCGACAATTCGCGCCGGACCAAGCACGGCGCGTTGCTCGACTCCGAGATCCTGGCAGAGGTCTATATCGAGCTGATCGGCGGCAAGCAGGCGGGCCTTGCCTTCAGCGCCGAGGAGGAAACGCGCACGGACACCATCGTCCATGAGCGCACGCGCGCCCAGCCGCGCCCCGTGCCGCTCGCGCCGCGCCTCACGGCGGCCGAGATCGAGGCCCATGCCGGCTTCATCTCGGGCATGGGCGACAAGGCCCTGTGGAAACGTTACGAGCCCGGCGAGGCCTGA
- the fabI gene encoding enoyl-ACP reductase FabI, which yields MSGLMKGKRGLVMGVANDHSIAWGIAKALAAQGAELAFTYQGEAFGRRVRPLADSVGANLLIPCDVEDIATVDQVFETLKAEWGSIDFLVHAIAFSDKSELRGRYADTTRENFTRTMLISCFSFTEIAKRAAELMPNGGSIVTLTYGGSTKVMPNYNVMGVAKAALESSVRYLAMDYGLQNVRVNAISAGPVRTLAGSGVSDARVMFNYQKQHSPLGRTVTIDEVGGSALYLLSDLSSGVTGEVHFVDSGYNTVSMPRLDALKTQEAEAQAARQIEEV from the coding sequence ATGAGCGGGCTTATGAAGGGCAAGCGCGGTCTGGTCATGGGCGTCGCGAACGATCACTCCATCGCGTGGGGGATCGCCAAAGCGCTCGCGGCACAGGGGGCGGAGCTCGCCTTCACATATCAGGGCGAGGCTTTCGGCCGCCGCGTGCGGCCGCTGGCCGACAGCGTCGGGGCCAATCTGCTGATCCCCTGCGACGTCGAGGACATCGCGACCGTCGACCAGGTGTTCGAGACGCTGAAGGCCGAGTGGGGCAGCATCGACTTTCTCGTCCATGCCATCGCCTTTTCCGACAAGTCGGAGCTGCGCGGTCGCTATGCCGACACGACGCGGGAGAACTTCACCCGCACGATGCTGATCTCGTGCTTCTCCTTCACGGAGATCGCCAAGCGGGCGGCCGAGCTGATGCCGAACGGCGGCTCGATCGTGACGCTGACCTATGGCGGCTCGACCAAGGTGATGCCGAACTACAACGTCATGGGCGTGGCCAAGGCGGCGCTTGAGTCCTCCGTGCGCTATCTCGCCATGGATTACGGCCTGCAGAACGTTCGCGTGAACGCGATCTCCGCCGGCCCGGTGCGCACGCTGGCCGGGTCCGGCGTCTCCGACGCGCGGGTGATGTTCAACTATCAGAAGCAGCACTCGCCGCTCGGCCGCACCGTGACCATCGACGAGGTCGGCGGCTCCGCGCTCTACCTGCTGTCGGACCTGTCGTCCGGTGTCACCGGCGAGGTGCATTTCGTCGACAGCGGCTACAACACCGTGTCGATGCCCCGGCTCGACGCGCTGAAGACGCAGGAAGCCGAAGCCCAGGCCGCACGCCAGATCGAGGAAGTCTGA
- a CDS encoding D-glycerate dehydrogenase codes for MPRKKPLVVVTRKLPDVVETRMRELFETRLNEADRPLSQAELVEAVKTADVVVPTVTDRIDSAVLSQAGPNLKLIANFGNGVDNIDVITANNRGITVTNTPGVLTEDTADMTMALMLGVPRRIAEGIKVLEHGEWSGWSPTWMLGRRIWGKRLGIIGMGRIGQAVARRAKAFGMSIHYHNRRRVSEAVEESLEATYWESLDQMLARMDVVSIHCPHTPATYHLLSARRLKLMKPEAYIVNTARGEVIDEAALIRQLDAGQLAGAGLDVFEHEPAVNPKLVASNKVVLLPHMGSATVEGRVDMGEKVIINIKTFMDGHRPPDRVLPSML; via the coding sequence ATGCCCAGGAAGAAGCCACTGGTCGTCGTGACACGCAAACTGCCCGACGTCGTCGAGACGCGGATGCGCGAGCTGTTCGAGACGCGCCTCAACGAAGCCGACAGGCCGCTGAGCCAGGCCGAGCTGGTCGAGGCGGTGAAGACCGCCGACGTGGTGGTGCCGACGGTCACCGACCGCATCGACTCCGCCGTCCTGTCCCAGGCCGGCCCCAATCTCAAGCTGATCGCCAATTTCGGCAATGGCGTCGACAATATCGACGTCATCACCGCCAACAATCGCGGCATCACGGTCACCAACACGCCGGGCGTCCTGACCGAGGACACGGCCGACATGACCATGGCGCTGATGCTCGGCGTGCCGCGCCGCATCGCCGAAGGCATCAAGGTGCTGGAGCATGGCGAGTGGAGCGGCTGGTCGCCGACCTGGATGCTCGGCCGGCGGATCTGGGGCAAGCGACTCGGCATCATCGGCATGGGCCGCATCGGCCAGGCCGTGGCCCGGCGCGCCAAGGCCTTCGGCATGTCGATCCACTACCACAACCGCCGGAGGGTCTCCGAAGCGGTGGAGGAGTCGCTCGAGGCGACCTACTGGGAAAGCCTCGACCAGATGCTGGCGCGCATGGACGTCGTGTCCATCCACTGCCCGCATACCCCGGCGACCTATCACCTGCTGTCGGCCCGCAGGCTGAAGCTGATGAAGCCGGAAGCCTATATCGTCAACACCGCGCGCGGCGAGGTGATCGACGAGGCCGCCCTCATCCGTCAACTCGATGCCGGCCAGCTCGCCGGTGCCGGTCTCGACGTGTTCGAGCACGAGCCCGCGGTTAACCCGAAGCTGGTCGCCTCCAACAAGGTGGTGCTGCTGCCGCATATGGGATCGGCGACGGTCGAGGGCCGCGTCGACATGGGCGAGAAGGTCATCATCAACATCAAGACCTTCATGGACGGCCACCGTCCGCCGGATCGCGTCCTGCCGTCCATGCTGTGA
- a CDS encoding SH3 domain-containing protein — translation MRGLARRCSDHDRQLADDAGRSHARPAPPRIRRPLARVLAAASLCLLLLLQVLAGPGAALAQSTTKGPSGFPVPRFVSLKSERVNVRVGPTLEHRIGWTYVRAGLPVEIVQEFENWRRIRDWQGEEGWVFHSLLSGRRTALVTPWEQSGTTPLRAEPRSDARLVAELGPNVLANVGSCREGWCRISGEKFAGWIDQTRLFGVYPDETFE, via the coding sequence ATGCGAGGACTGGCAAGGCGGTGCAGCGATCACGACAGGCAGCTGGCGGACGACGCCGGCCGGTCGCACGCGCGCCCTGCGCCGCCCCGCATCCGCAGACCTCTCGCCCGCGTCCTTGCCGCAGCAAGCCTCTGCCTGCTCCTGCTGCTGCAGGTGCTCGCCGGACCCGGTGCAGCCCTTGCCCAGAGCACCACAAAGGGCCCGAGCGGCTTCCCCGTGCCCCGTTTCGTCAGCCTCAAGTCCGAGCGCGTCAATGTCCGCGTCGGCCCCACGCTGGAGCACCGCATCGGCTGGACTTATGTCCGCGCCGGCCTGCCGGTCGAGATCGTCCAGGAATTCGAGAACTGGCGCCGTATCCGCGACTGGCAGGGCGAGGAGGGCTGGGTGTTCCATTCGCTGCTCAGCGGCCGCCGCACGGCGCTGGTGACCCCCTGGGAACAGTCCGGCACCACGCCGCTGCGTGCCGAGCCGCGCTCCGATGCCCGCCTCGTCGCCGAGCTGGGGCCGAACGTTTTGGCCAATGTCGGCAGCTGCCGTGAGGGCTGGTGCCGGATCAGCGGCGAGAAGTTCGCCGGCTGGATCGACCAGACGCGCCTGTTCGGCGTCTATCCGGACGAAACGTTCGAATAA